tGAGGTATAGTTCATctgtaagggacctagaatgaccatctagtcccactgcatgaccagttcaaggctgatctaaagttaaaacatggtagtaagtgcattgtccaaatgcctcttgaatgctgaggcttggggcatcaaccagctgtcacagaatcacagaatggttgggcttgaaagggacctctggagatcatctagcccaacccacctgctgaagcaggttcgcccagagcagatggcacaggaaggtgtccaggcgggttttgaacgtctccagaggaggacactccacaatctctctggacagcctgttccagtgctcaggcaccctcacagtaaagaggtttttcctaatattcagatgggacctcctatgctgtgcccgttgcccctcatcctatcattcagaaggctgttccagtatttgaccacactctcagtagagggtcaagtctgaacttcctctgacccaggtttgcaccattcccacatgtcctgtcactggataccagggacaagagaccagcacttccctatacacttccctcctcaggaacttttagagggcaatgagcttgctcatcagcttccttctctccaaactagagaaatccagattgctcagccactcctcagaggacatgccttccggtcggtcaccagctttgttgctctctggacacattggaatacttcaacatccttgtcaaatcgtggggcccagaactgcacacagcactcaaggtgaggccacagcaactctgaatacagcaggataatcacctcctttgagcggctggttctgctctgtctgatgtaccccaggatgggatttgcactcttggctgccagggcacacactgctgactcttgttgagcctcctgtcaaccagcgccccaaggctcctttctgcagggctgctctccagccaatcctctccccacttagacttgtgcttggcattactttatctcaggtgcagaatctggcatgtggacttgttagattttatgccgttgatcattgcctaatgctccaatctatctagatcgttctgcaaggctccttgtccctcaggacAGTCATCAGCACCTCTGAGGAtggtattatcagaaaatttgctaatggtgcattaaattcctgcatccagattattgataaaaatattggacagacctggccctacgactgagtcctgaggaacatcacTGGTGGCTTCCCTGaaaaattttttcctcatatccaatctaaacctctccgtgtgcaacttgaggccatttcctcttgtcctatcacttgctacttgggacaagagaccaacaacctccacgacaaaacctcctttcaggcagctgtagagagtaataaggtctctcctcagcctcctgttctcaaggctgaacagccccagctccctcaaccgctcctcgtcagactggtgctccagacccttcaccagccttgtcaccctcctctgaactctctccagcacctcaatgtcttccttgccatgaggggcctaaaactgaccccaggattcaaggtgcagcctcaccagtgcccagtacaaagggatgatcacttctctagtccggctaaagctctgattgaatcaaggcttgaacaccttggtgtgacccagttggtgacaggttggactgcagactcctgaggtcccttcaacctcagttctctcatgatcccattgtgatgttgggctctgtttcagactggagcagagcaggcgatgatggggcaggatccacctgtgctgtaggtgaccatctaaaccaacatctcagccagggaaccagccaacacctccgtgtgactcgctctgggcaacgtgtgaggagtcctgggcagggaaggttcagagggcatggggcgctgtgcaagacacaacatgatcttggcttaatgcctgcaggcccatcagatgtcagttgatgtcaatggatattaaaataagaagaactgaagacaaagatccaaagcaaaggaaggtgtctttctttcttcctttcttttttctttctttctttttctttctttctttctttctacttattcatgtatgtatttatgtatttatgtatttatttacttatttacttacttattgACATACTTATTaacatacttatttatttacttatttatttatttacttatttacttatttatttactgatttacttatttacttatttatttatttacgtacatatttatttatgtatttatatatttggttatttatttatttatctatctatctatttatttacttattcattttaatgtctttgtaggggagtctcttttctttggaaaggaaagagttctccagaactgggcatgggtttaggacacaaatgtcttcagctccagggacgcaaacacctggtgccagtgtagatgccccgggaacccctgcccaggctccacctgcactgcaaggtgctctggtctccccaggtcctgtgtgacaGATGCtgatcccaggccagcacctcaggtacactgggcccctaaaatggctctggctgtttatggtgagacagctgatgactgatgtctgtctggaagtgtactaaggattggagaagaaacactggtcttcccctgtacttctattaccaacactctagtatttcatctccctcgtcaatcaggagttcccacctctcctgattaaatgtccctgtccaaggacaactttccagcactgtctggacgtttgcccttcccagtgctctcaggtttctcctccacttgctctttggtcattcagtggcctctcagctgtctggtttctgctttgagcttcagggagttacaaacttgccccattcttcagagctctaattaacatggcagtcaacacgttcattgtgtttatttctatcctctcctgtctctctgtctaaaccagttcttgtgtgggtgtcccttgtggatgctggacctcaccagatccagcttacacacacagctgaggaaagtgttttgctgtttattaaactgatggaggaaaagtgatgcaatctctggtggccaatgagggaaccggcagactgggggtgggggtgaggagccaggctgtccatacagtgtccagcctcaaggactgttctcctgcctgtccaaatgtcttcaggagaccttcgggatcaatgtccagtgtagaatgctgctgtcacttcttctatacactgaaaaatgacagaaaacaaccttgaaataataaacctccttcattaaatcttctttgaaaccttcatcagcaagtgtcccattgaaacctctccagttagttctacaagtctggaagatttgaaggaaattacagaaagaaacatcgcTCGTTAGGGCTCTCtgcgtatttggtgctgagtccatgaacctcagataccaaggacaggctgaagaatctgctcaagaagtccaagtcagaacaaactccaaagtaccttgaagcattaatggccccactgagggctgttactgacaaagcctccccagggactcgttagagcagataattggaggctgtgattgcatcaggcaaaggcaaagtgcagcagctctgatgctgagaaagcccttggtttgtctgatgaaggacaatggccaagccttgagcccctgcccctgggaagggagatcctgtccctcacaggtggctcagggctcttcctggggctgtggggagtgcgatgcccagtgcaggacaatggtgtgacactccctgggggtgcaaggaggcaatggggtgccatggccgtgacaaccatgtgtctcctcttaGGCCTCGCTGGCAaggacatcagccatagccaaggggacaaagaccttggctcttgcaGGGACATTGAGCCTTGCCAGCGCTCTTGGCCATGTCCACCAtggtccatcctgcactgtcccaggcctgtggctgtttccccacaggctgcagacaccccatgcgcttccccaccttgttctcagcccagtgtgtccccacctgtgctactgtctctccatcctcaccagctgttcctggaaacacaaagtcatggctgatccagagtccttctgaatgaccacagcactgtgctcagaatgacatttctggatccactctggacctccagagctgcagtttctgatggttttcctttctcatgctgttttcctccacaaaaaaaaaaaaaaaccaaaaaaaaaaaaaacaaaaaaaccaaacaaacaaacaaacaccatctTGGAAATtgattttcaagatttctgaagcTACTACTGCCATATCTTGTCATGGTGTTACCACAGCCACCAACTAAGACCCTGATAGCTGCTCACATCCTGCCCCTAATCCCCAAAGTGGGACAAGGGAGAGaactgaaagggaagagaataaCTTGTGggcttagaaaataaaattcataagACAATAAAAGTAATTATAAAATACTGCTACTACTAGTATACAGATactaaaatatacataaaataaatgataCTCAGTGCAATCCCCCACAGATCTCCAGTCATGTGGAACAGCTAACCCAAAAGAAGGGAGCACCTCGGTCCtaaacagctgatcccagcaagagaaagcaaaaatgtaaaaggcagaaaggcccaacgGCCAACTTAAATACAACAAAATGtcataaaactgaactaacactGACCTCCCAACAGAATGAACAGAACCAACCAACGTAGCCAGAAAATCTGAACTAACTAgctggaaaaggcatctccagttttatactgagcatgacactaatggtagAGAATAGCTCTTTGATTGACCTGGATGTCAAtcaaggtgctgtcctgtctgtgccctctcctgccaatttgcacctgcagctggactccagagaagtccttggtttcacTGACAATGGTCAAGgtaaattaaatagaaatagataaattaaattaagaaaatatactcagtgcCATCCTCCgtgtaactccagtcacacggagcagccagtcctgcGGAAGGGAGCACCTTCGTCCtgaacagcccatcccagcaagagagagcaaaagggcaacaaccagaaaggcccaaaggccaacggcaaaatggcagaacagcaaaaggccGAACGGACACCGAACtcctgacagaatgaaacttctaaatggaactgaccaaaccagctggaaatCCCAAAGTAATGGATGTAACAAGCCCTAAAAGCCAGCTCcagctttagactgagcatggcgctaatcatagggaatatttcattggtCAGCCTGCATGTCAATCCAgatgctgtcctgtctgtgtcccctcctgccaatCTGCATCCACAGCTGGATGGCCGAAGgagtccttggtttccctgacaacagccaagatctcagtgagttctgacattcctttcatagcaaatggcaaacactgtaaagctgctaaaagacaaaattaactctatccagggaagaaacagcgttatctcattattctcatagtaaatctaaacaaaagactgtactggctgtgaaggagagaggttcaaaatggatgaagaaaattaactcaatttcagtaaaaccagcacgtttcctcaggctccccttcaccaggctaaagaagtttgggtctctcaacatctccacacatgacccagactttctctggccacacgacagctcctcctgttcctccagaatggggaacctcacactgggacacacggctccagatgtgaccacacctgtgctgagtcacgatgggcaataactgcccttgtctgggtggccatgctcctcccagtgcagcccaatgtgctcatgggcatgttcctgtttagcaccactgagaattggctgaacatccaggctcagagggttgtgaccagtggcacaaagcccagcaggaggtaccatgaggagcactgaaggacaACGTATCCCCACCCAACATCTCCTCCCCTCTTGGGTCCCTGGAACCACCTCAGTGCCAAGGGGGAGAGCACTGCCTCTatgggtggaggagatggggtctggaaTGAGGGTCCTGCGGCAGTTTCTCCTCGTTGTTCATGCAGCAACAAGCTGGGTTGGatatttggagagaggaactCTTCCTAAGGGCCTCCAATGGGCATGGTGATTGTCTCCAGGCTCCTGCACGCTGCCTTTTCTGGTGGAGATCACAGAGGCTGCCACCCCTTTAGAGGACACAGGAcaggccttgtccttcctctggTCGCAGCTGTACcccagttctccagctcagctgcagctcaggagcCTTGTCTAGGGGTCACTTTTGGGGTAAGGTTGACAAGAGAGGTGCATAAGTTTTTCTTAAGGACATGCGATGAGCACCAGGACTGAAGTACCAGAGCAAAAGGATGTGGCTTCTGGGTGAATACTTTCTTCAGTGCAAGTCCGGACACAGGGTCCCAGACTTGCTTTCCATGCCGCCCTTCATGAGGGATGATGCACTAAGAGATGGCAAGTGGGGGACACCAATCCTTCTCCAGCTACTTCCCAGGCCTGGTgaagcaccaggacagcaaggacttcTGGCCCTGCACCCTTAACTCTGGGTGTTATCTTGGGGCAGctgaacaacagcatttttctctccaaggcaATTTCCAGCCCAGGTCAGCTCCTTTCTgatctcccccatccctcctctgatctgctctggtgctcctggccccatcctgtgctccccacagggccccagcctggcactgatgctctgcagagcaggttggctgcaggaccatggggtgactgcacactggttgtgctgctcagcGAGGGACACAGATGCAACTGGATGGGCTGCACTGTCACTGAGCTCTTTCCTGGGGGTCTAAAGCTCTGGAATGGGTCCAGAGCGTTTCTTGTGACTCACTGGGTTTTCCACtcatttgggttcagcaatcccttccttgtccttcaggtgCCTGGAGATTGGTGCAGGAAGACATGGACTTaacccttcccagggacagaggtaggcTGATCAGCCCGTAATTCTTCAAATCCTCCTTCAggcccttcttgaagatgggtttgacatcttccttccccaaggacctcagaatttctctgattttgctgtcacttttgaaagcacaatCCAGAATCACGGGCAATGGTGatgtagcagacaggagcacttgcaatgagccatcccagcagctgagatgaatctcactgggccactggggattgttcctggagtcacacacagaaatgccagaagTCCATCAGAGCCAGTCTCAGGAATCCTTATGCatccagggatgctcagagacagaggctgtcccttttacacagaggcaggaatcacagtgtctgtctggcctcctgttgccactcccaaacgatgggagacacctcagccctgtggcgTGTCACATGCTCTGCAcccatctgagatgtcccacatcatgaggaatggacacagggacctcagttcaaggaagaagatcccAGTGGGTAGTTTCCGATGGGCTGTTACTCCCATCGTGAAGTGACCTtgagacactgtctgtcccacagaccTTCATGGAACCCCCAGGAATAGCTGATCTTGTTAGTGTTCACCTGGGTTCATCTCATCTCACATccatgatgtgcatgctcacatctcatcagaACAATGCAGACATGGACTTCTGAGCTACTCATTCCGTGTCCCTCCgtggagggaagagcagccTATGTGAGtgggggagagaggccagagctagaaatggtggttgtgaggggccagtccttgacgatgccctggggcagcttccctggggtgtccagtgcacaggggcacagcccagcccctgctctgctggtcctgcaggtctctggcaggagcctggctgtgagaggacactgctgtgtgccagccctgcacacacacactgttcagctgtaccctggtGTCTGAATCTGTGGGACACTTTTGTACTCATATGCTTGAAGACATAAACCGTCATGTACTGCCcataggagatcacctttctatctggaaaggctgttctggggccagctctgtcacagcagtgcccattgcctgtccctgcctgcgctcacagcactgacacacagcaggacggtgaccaagctgcccgagcactcaggccttgcaccaacaccagggatgagaaggagagtgtgggagtggaaccagaacagctctggaagagcaagcgctgctgctccctggcagggctgccatgctGGACACGTTTCCCCGCCACCcatcacaggaactgtccctgcagctccagaaagGCCTTGGAGTTAAGAtgtcagtagaaaaaaaatggtggaaggtccctttattttacttaaacaCAGAAAGCACGAATTTGTCACTGACACAGCCACTcagtgagaaaagaaaagcaggcagTGAATTACAAagggaattaaaatattttcataataagCAAACACaagtagaaacaaaaaatactgcacACAGGATGAACCTGCAATGAGTTGGACTATAACTCTTATGTAGAAGAAGTTAGAGACAGTTTATAGCTTCAGAAGAAATCCAGTCATCtgtttcctcagggcatccttgagctcctggttcctgatgctgtagatgagggggttcactgctggaggaaccaccgagtacagaaaggacaaaaccaggtccagggatggggaggagatggaggggggttTCAGGTAGGCAgacatggcagtgctgacaaacagggagaccacggccaggtgagggaggcaggtggaaaaggctttgtgccgtccctgctcagaggggatcctcagcacggccctcaagatctgcacataggacaccacaatgaacacaaaacagccaaaagcGAAAGAAAAGCCGACTAGAAGAAACCCAgcttccctgaggtaggagtgtgagcaggagagcttgaggatgtgggggatttcacagaagaactggcccagggcattgcccttgcacaggggcagtgaaaatgtattggccgtgtgcagcagagcatggagaaacccagtggcccaggcagctgctgccatgtggacacaagctctgctgcccaggagggtcccgtagtgcaggggtttgcagatggcaacatagcggtcataggacatgatggtgaggagacaatactctgctaCTACCAAGAAGGTAAAGACAAAGAGCTGTGCAAcacatcctgtgtaggagatgttcctggtgtcccagaaggaattggccatggatttgggcacagtgctggagatgcagcccaggtcgaggagggcgaggttgagcaggaagaagtacatgggggtgtggaggtgctggtcccaggctatggtggtgatgatgaggccgttgcccaggagggcagccaggtagatgcccaggaagagccagaagtgcaagagctgcagctcccgtgtgtctgtgaacgccaGGAGGAgaaactgggtgatggagctgctgttggacattggctgcctgtgggcatggggcgctgtggaAACAGGAGAGCACGTTGACAAATCAGGAGAGAGTTCTCCCAGAAAATCTCTTCCCCGCCTCAACCAACATCCCTCTTGTACTTCCACCTGTGCCACCACATACAGAAATGCGAATTGTTCTCTCCTTTTTGGCAGCCCCTGTGGTCATCTCCCTGGCTGGAGCACTGGTTTGTGCTTTCTGATTGTGCTGTGAGGATCAGGGCCTCTTCCTGTGGGCTCCCAAGGAGTCAACCCTGCCCTACAGCACCGGGACCTGGGAAAGGGGGGGAGTTCTTGTGTTTATACATAAGCATAATCTACTTATATCGTAATCATAATTCACAATATCATGCCAGGGAAGCACTGGGATGTCCTAAAGCCGTTCTGACTGGGACAGAATGGGCtgattccccagccccacatgtCGCACATCCCAGAGCCCCACAGGGCATGATGGGCTTAGGGAAtttgctcccacagagacaTCTCCTGCCCGGAGCTGTTTCTCTGTCCCCAAGTCTCCTCCCTGTCACTGCTCTCAGTGTCAGTCTGTCCCACCCCCTGCGTGCTCAGCTCTTCCCTGCACAAACCTCCTGGCAGCTCAGCACTGCCCAGGAACATCTCCATGTGTGTGCGGATTCTGCTGAGAATATCACACCAGCCCTAAAGGGGCTGGAAAGGAGATGTT
The nucleotide sequence above comes from Columba livia isolate bColLiv1 breed racing homer unplaced genomic scaffold, bColLiv1.pat.W.v2 Scaffold_244, whole genome shotgun sequence. Encoded proteins:
- the LOC135578036 gene encoding olfactory receptor 14J1-like, yielding MSNSSSITQFLLLAFTDTRELQLLHFWLFLGIYLAALLGNGLIITTIAWDQHLHTPMYFFLLNLALLDLGCISSTVPKSMANSFWDTRNISYTGCVAQLFVFTFLVVAEYCLLTIMSYDRYVAICKPLHYGTLLGSRACVHMAAAAWATGFLHALLHTANTFSLPLCKGNALGQFFCEIPHILKLSCSHSYLREAGFLLVGFSFAFGCFVFIVVSYVQILRAVLRIPSEQGRHKAFSTCLPHLAVVSLFVSTAMSAYLKPPSISSPSLDLVLSFLYSVVPPAVNPLIYSIRNQELKDALRKQMTGFLLKL